A single region of the Pseudalkalibacillus berkeleyi genome encodes:
- a CDS encoding SgrR family transcriptional regulator: MMRYGTYYLQLCDLFSTEDLIEVPLTRLAEEWKITTRYAKKIIQELHKQQIIEWTPGRGRGNLSKLRLLYDKHEVVIGLAKEHVRKRKIQEAFSVIQTHAPEVKENFVDWLSDPSL, translated from the coding sequence ATGATGAGATATGGTACCTATTATCTACAATTATGTGATCTCTTCTCCACAGAAGATTTGATCGAAGTCCCATTGACGCGCTTAGCAGAAGAATGGAAAATCACGACCCGATATGCAAAAAAGATCATTCAAGAGTTACATAAACAACAAATTATCGAATGGACTCCAGGTAGAGGGCGAGGAAACCTATCAAAGCTACGGCTCTTATACGATAAGCATGAAGTAGTAATCGGATTGGCAAAGGAACATGTACGGAAACGAAAAATACAAGAGGCATTCTCTGTCATTCAAACACACGCCCCTGAAGTAAAAGAAAACTTTGTAGATTGGCTATCGGATCCATCACTATAA
- a CDS encoding aldehyde dehydrogenase, with the protein MKNIETIIKNQKQYFFSGETKSTKFRINQLNELRKAIQRYEPEIVGALKKDLNKSEFEAYSTEIGMLYKEINFAINKITKWMKPERVSTPLTHIGTKSYIYPEPYGVSLIIAPWNYPFSLQISPLIGAIAAGNCAVVKPSELTPTVSKVIYDMFQELYEERYIAVVEGGVEVSQKLLEQDFDKIFFTGSVNVGKIVMEAASKKLIPVTLELGGKSPAIVDESADLMLAAKRIIWGKFTNAGQTCIAPDYLYVQKEVKDELTRLMEDAIEELYGKNPLNNKEMTRIVNENHFNRLSRYLVDGRVIKGGKVDRNLLAIEPTLIDSIDWDAPVMQDEIFGPILPILEFNHLDEVIENVRAHPKPLALYMFTETDQNQEKIIESLSFGGGCINDTLIHIATPYLPFGGVGQSGTGSYHGKASFDAFSHEKSVVQQTNRFDIKFRYPSHKYGLSIMKKLLK; encoded by the coding sequence ATGAAAAATATTGAAACAATTATAAAGAACCAAAAACAATATTTCTTTTCTGGTGAAACAAAGTCGACTAAATTCCGAATCAATCAGCTAAATGAACTAAGGAAAGCGATTCAACGATATGAACCAGAGATCGTAGGTGCTCTAAAGAAAGATTTGAATAAATCGGAGTTTGAAGCCTATTCCACTGAAATTGGTATGTTGTATAAAGAAATTAATTTTGCAATCAATAAAATTACGAAATGGATGAAGCCTGAACGCGTCAGTACCCCATTAACTCACATTGGAACGAAGAGCTATATATACCCAGAACCATACGGGGTTTCGCTCATTATCGCACCATGGAATTATCCGTTCTCATTGCAAATTTCACCCTTAATTGGGGCGATTGCAGCAGGAAACTGTGCAGTTGTCAAACCTTCCGAGCTAACCCCTACTGTATCTAAAGTTATATATGATATGTTTCAGGAGCTTTATGAAGAGCGTTACATTGCGGTAGTTGAAGGTGGCGTTGAGGTCAGTCAAAAGCTATTGGAACAGGATTTTGATAAGATCTTTTTTACAGGTAGTGTGAATGTTGGGAAAATCGTAATGGAAGCCGCATCGAAGAAACTGATTCCAGTTACTTTGGAGTTAGGTGGGAAAAGTCCTGCGATCGTAGATGAAAGTGCAGACCTTATGTTGGCAGCTAAAAGGATCATTTGGGGGAAATTTACGAATGCTGGGCAGACATGTATAGCCCCGGATTACCTTTACGTTCAGAAGGAAGTAAAGGATGAATTAACTCGTTTAATGGAAGACGCGATTGAAGAATTATATGGCAAGAATCCACTTAACAATAAGGAAATGACAAGAATCGTTAATGAAAATCATTTTAATCGACTCTCTCGCTATTTAGTAGATGGAAGAGTCATTAAAGGTGGAAAGGTCGATCGAAATTTGTTGGCTATTGAACCAACACTAATTGATTCAATCGATTGGGATGCTCCAGTGATGCAAGATGAAATATTTGGTCCTATCTTACCTATTCTAGAATTTAATCATTTAGATGAAGTGATCGAGAATGTTCGAGCACACCCGAAACCGCTTGCGCTTTACATGTTTACAGAAACAGACCAAAATCAAGAAAAGATTATTGAATCCTTATCGTTTGGCGGTGGTTGTATTAACGACACGTTGATTCATATCGCTACTCCGTATTTACCATTCGGTGGTGTTGGACAAAGTGGCACAGGAAGCTATCATGGAAAAGCGAGCTTTGATGCATTTTCACATGAAAAGAGTGTCGTTCAACAAACGAATCGGTTTGATATTAAATTTAGGTATCCGTCTCATAAATATGGACTTTCAATAATGAAAAAACTGTTGAAATAA